A segment of the Roseomonas haemaphysalidis genome:
CTTCTGGGACTGACCTTGCCTGAGCTGAAGGCCCGCGCGGCGCAACGCCTGGCGGAGGCGCCAGCCGGCCCCCGCGGGCGCTTCAGCTTCGCGCAACTGGAACGCCTGCGCAGCCGCACCCTTCCGTCCGCAGACATGCCGCTGCGCCGCAAGCCGGGGCGCGAGGCGTTGGCGACGGTGGTGTTCACTAACTTCAAGGGTGGCTCGGCCAAGACCACCAGCAGCGTGCACTTCGCGCAGTACATGGCGCTGGCCGGCTACCGGGTGCTGCTGGTGGACCTCGACAGCCAGGGCAGCGCCACAGCGCAGTTCGGTTTCGATCCGTCCCGTGAAGCCGGGCCGGACGCCTGCTTCGCGGCCTGGACCACCGCGCGCGACGAAGGCCGGTCGGCGACATTCGATGCAGCAGTCTTGTGCCGGCGAACCTATTGGCCAACCATCGACATCGTGCCCGCCGGTGCCGCCCTCGCCGCCGCCGAGGAAAGCCTGACCCGCCGCGCCACTGCCGGCCAAGCCGAGGAACCCCTGTATTTCGAGGAATTCAGCGCCTTTCTGCGGCAGGTGCCGGATCGCTACGACGTGGTGGTGGTCGATACGCGGCCCGACGTGAACATGCTGATGACGGCGGCGCTGCACGCGGCCAGCGGCATCGTGGTGCCGACCCGCGCCAGCATGACCGACCTCGCCTCCACCGGCGAATACTTCGCCCATCTCGCGGGTTATGCCGCCGAGTTCGCGCAGGCCTTCGGCACGCCGTTGCCGCTCGCCTTCGCGCGCATCCTGATCACGGCCTTCGACCCCACGGACCGCAGCCAGGAGGCGCTGCTCGCCCTGGCGCGGGAGCGCTTCGGCGACATGGTGCTGGGGCGGCCGTTCCTGCATTCGCGCATCATCGGCACCGCGGGCCTCGGCAAGGAAACGCTCTACGAATACGAGCCATCGTCCGACCGCGCCGCCTTTCAACGGGCCCTGGCCAGCACCAACGCCGTGAACCGGCTGATCGAGCGCGAGGTGCTGCGGTTCTGGGGCCGCCGCCTGCCCGCCGCCGAGCCGCGCGCCAAGGATACCGCACGATGAGCAAGAGCCCTTCAGCCCGCTTTGGCCAACTGGCGCAGGCGCTACGCGAGCGCGGCGGCGATCCGGCCCCGGCGGCGGCCCCCGTGGCGGCGCAGCACCGCCCCGCCGCCGCGCTGGGCGCGGTGACGGAAGGCCTGCGCGAGCGCATCCAGCGGCTGGAACGCGACCTCGCCCAGGCCGGGGAGCGCGGCGACGGATTGGCCCAGCAGCTGGCCCAGGCCCGCAGCATCGCCGCGCGCGCGGGCGAGGACGCGGACGAATTCCTGTTCCTGTCGCCCGCCTTGATCGGCGACCAGTTGCCGCGCGACCGCATGCGCTCTGCCTTCGCGGGCGCGGAGTTCACCGCGCTGCTGGAGGATATCCGCGCCAACGGGCAGAACGACCCGGTGACGCTGCGCCGCGCCGGGGAAGGGCGCTTCGAGATCGCGGCCGGCCGCCGGCGCCTGGAAGCCTGCCGCGTGCTGGAACGCAGCGTGCTGGCGCGCGTGCGGCCGCTGGACGACGCGGCCATGCTGCGCATCCAGTTCTCCGAGAACGAGCGGCGCGAGGATATCTCGGCGTTGGAACGCGCCCGCTGGTTCGCGGAGGTGAAGGGGCGGCTGAACCTGCAGGCCAAGGAGGTCGCGGCGCAGTTCGGCCTCGATCCCTCGACGCTGAGCCTTTACCTGCGCCTGGCCCGCTTTCCGGCGGAGATCATGGAACGGCTGCGCGACCCGCGCCGGCTGGCCATGCTGCGGGCGCGCCGAGTGATGGAGGCGCTGGAAGCCGACCCGCTGGCGCTGCGGCGCATTACCGACGCGCTGGACGCGCAAAGCGACCCGGACCCGGACGACCAGGTGGACGCCATGATGCGGGCCGCCGAGGGGCGCGACCTGCGGCGCGGCGCGGCGCGCGCCGTGCCGGAGCGCCGCCACGTGGTGCATGACGGGCAGCGCATCGGCACGCTGACGCGCAACGGCGGCCAGTGGATGTTCCGCTTCGCCACCTCGATCCCCGAGGACATGGTGCACGCCCTGGTGGACCGGCTGCCAGAACTGCTGCCGCCCGCCAAGCGCAAGGGCGGCTAGGGCCGCCACTCCGCGTCCTGGTGGCCGCTGACCTCGCGGTCCAGGTAGACGGCGGCGCTGATCAGCGCGAGATGCGTGAAGGCCTGCGGGAAATTGCCGAGAAAGGTGCCGCGCTTGCTGAACTCCTCGGCGTACAGGCCGACGTGGTTGCCGTAGGCGATCAGCTTCTCGAACACGAAGCGGGCCTGCTCCGTGCGGCCGGCACGGGCCAGGCATTCGGCGTACCAGAACGAACAGGCGGCGAAAGAGCCTTCCTCGCCCGGCAGCCCGTCCTCGACGCGATAGCGGTAGATCATGCCGTCGTCACCCAGCGTGGCGGAGATGGCATCCAGCGTCGCCAGCCAGCGCGGGTCGGTCGCGCTGACGAAGCGCACCAGCGGCATCATCAGCATGGCGCCGTCCAGCACCCGCTCGCCCTTGCTGCGCACGAAGTGGCCGCGCTCGTCATCCCAGAAGTTCGCCCAGATGTCGTCGTGGATGGCGTTGCGCGTGGCGATCCAGCGCTCGAACGGCGCGGCGAGGGAACGTTTGCTGGCCAGGCGGATGGCGCGGTCCACCGCCACCCAGCACATGACCCGCGAATGCAGGTAGTGGCGCGGGTTGCCGCGCACCTCCCAGATGCCCGCGTCCTCGCTGTCCCAGGTTTCGCAGACATGGTCGACAATGTGGCGCACGCCGTTCCAGTCGTCGTGCGAGATGGCGTGGCCGTACTTGTTGCTGAGATACACGGAATCCAGCAGCTCGCCGTAGATGTCGAGCTGATCCTGCTCGAAGGCCTCGTTGCCGATGCGAACGGGGCGCGCGCCGCCGTAGCCGGACAGGTGGTCGAGGTTCTGTTCCTTCAGATCGGTGCTGCCGTCCAGCCCGTACATGATGCGCAGGCGCCCGCCGGTGTCGGCGTCCTGCACGCGGCCGTCGATCCAGCGGTTGAAGGCTTCCGCTTCCTTGCGGTAGCCGAGGCGCATCAGCGCGTAGACGGTGAAGGAGGCGTCGCGCACCCAAGTGGCGCGGTAGTCCCAGTTG
Coding sequences within it:
- a CDS encoding AAA family ATPase, producing YPQGPHREGAAWGVEMVDQVAAFRNVAEVLRAAQQVAIEVENAPELRKTLRGFTPAECALLLGLTLPELKARAAQRLAEAPAGPRGRFSFAQLERLRSRTLPSADMPLRRKPGREALATVVFTNFKGGSAKTTSSVHFAQYMALAGYRVLLVDLDSQGSATAQFGFDPSREAGPDACFAAWTTARDEGRSATFDAAVLCRRTYWPTIDIVPAGAALAAAEESLTRRATAGQAEEPLYFEEFSAFLRQVPDRYDVVVVDTRPDVNMLMTAALHAASGIVVPTRASMTDLASTGEYFAHLAGYAAEFAQAFGTPLPLAFARILITAFDPTDRSQEALLALARERFGDMVLGRPFLHSRIIGTAGLGKETLYEYEPSSDRAAFQRALASTNAVNRLIEREVLRFWGRRLPAAEPRAKDTAR
- a CDS encoding ParB/RepB/Spo0J family partition protein; this translates as MSKSPSARFGQLAQALRERGGDPAPAAAPVAAQHRPAAALGAVTEGLRERIQRLERDLAQAGERGDGLAQQLAQARSIAARAGEDADEFLFLSPALIGDQLPRDRMRSAFAGAEFTALLEDIRANGQNDPVTLRRAGEGRFEIAAGRRRLEACRVLERSVLARVRPLDDAAMLRIQFSENERREDISALERARWFAEVKGRLNLQAKEVAAQFGLDPSTLSLYLRLARFPAEIMERLRDPRRLAMLRARRVMEALEADPLALRRITDALDAQSDPDPDDQVDAMMRAAEGRDLRRGAARAVPERRHVVHDGQRIGTLTRNGGQWMFRFATSIPEDMVHALVDRLPELLPPAKRKGG
- a CDS encoding glycoside hydrolase family 15 protein produces the protein MADRPGEAIPRPIEAHAAIGDMRSLALVATDGTIDFLCWPRFDSPSIFAALLDPAKGGHFALAPDIADARTVQMYLPDTNIVLTRWLGEGGSAELMDFMPATPDDCAGGPRIIRRIRATRGRVTFRLDCRPRFDYARAAPQAEPGNGRGWLRGTDGTTLRLSAPARLRAEDGALLCEITLDEGQQADIVLDNGEGTAPDTAGVNGLLQRTAGYWHAWARHSTYKGRWRETVMRSALVLKLLTSREHGSVLAAATFGLPEAPGGERNWDYRATWVRDASFTVYALMRLGYRKEAEAFNRWIDGRVQDADTGGRLRIMYGLDGSTDLKEQNLDHLSGYGGARPVRIGNEAFEQDQLDIYGELLDSVYLSNKYGHAISHDDWNGVRHIVDHVCETWDSEDAGIWEVRGNPRHYLHSRVMCWVAVDRAIRLASKRSLAAPFERWIATRNAIHDDIWANFWDDERGHFVRSKGERVLDGAMLMMPLVRFVSATDPRWLATLDAISATLGDDGMIYRYRVEDGLPGEEGSFAACSFWYAECLARAGRTEQARFVFEKLIAYGNHVGLYAEEFSKRGTFLGNFPQAFTHLALISAAVYLDREVSGHQDAEWRP